From the Theobroma cacao cultivar B97-61/B2 chromosome 2, Criollo_cocoa_genome_V2, whole genome shotgun sequence genome, one window contains:
- the LOC108660668 gene encoding uncharacterized protein LOC108660668, giving the protein MANSLSLRSILDANKLISPNFIDWFRNIKILLKEEKKAYVQDDPILEEPSDDATNEEKEAYIIYIDDLDQATYVMLASMAPNLQKQHEAMNALDIILNLREMFDKESRTKRFDISRDLFLCKMFEGSPVRPHVL; this is encoded by the coding sequence ATGGCGAATAGTTTATCACTTAGAAGCATACTTGATGCAAACAAGTTGATAAGCCCAAATTTCATTGACTGGTTTCGCAATATCAAGATTCTCttgaaagaagagaaaaaggctTATGTCCAAGATGATCCTATTCTTGAGGAACCTAGCGATGATGCTACAAATGAGGAAAAAGAGGCGTATATAATTTATATCGATGATCTCGATCAAGCCACATATGTGATGTTGGCTAGTATGGCTCCAAATcttcaaaagcaacatgaagCTATGAACGCTCTAGATATTATCCTAAACCTTAGAGAAATGTTCGATAAGGAAAGTCGCACAAAGAGATTCGACATCTCAAGGGACTTGTTTTTATGTAAGATGTTTGAGGGAAGCCCAGTAAGGCCTCATGTGCTTTAG